In Procambarus clarkii isolate CNS0578487 chromosome 13, FALCON_Pclarkii_2.0, whole genome shotgun sequence, the following are encoded in one genomic region:
- the LOC138364321 gene encoding uncharacterized protein encodes MSHYEVSETPIMSHYEVSETPNMSHYEVRETPNMSHYEVSETPNMSHYEVSETPNMSHYELSETPNMSHYEVSETPNMSHYEVSETPNISHYEVSETPNMSHYEVSETPNISHYEVSETPNMSHYEDSETPNMSHYEMSETPNMSHYEVSETPNMSHYEVSETPNISHYEVSETPNMSHYEVSETPNISHYEVSETPNMSHYEDSETDT; translated from the exons ATGTCTCACTATGAGGTGAGTGAGACACCCATCATGTCTCACTATGAGGTGAGTGAGACACCTAACATGTCTCACTATGAGGTGCGTGAGACACCCAACATGTCTCACTATGAGGTGAGTGAGACACCCAACATGTCTCACTATGAGGTGAGTGAGACACCCAACATGTCTCACTATGAGTTGAGTGAGACACCCAACATGTCTCACTATGAG GTGAGTGAGACACCCAACATGTCTCACTATGAGGTGAGTGAGACACCCAACATTTCTCACTATGAGGTGAGTGAGACACCCAACATGTCTCACTATGAGGTGAGTGAGACACCCAACATTTCTCACTATGAGGTGAGTGAGACACCCAACATGTCTCACTATGAGGATAGTGAGACACCCAACATGTCTCACTATGAGATGAGTGAGACACCCAACATGTCTCACTATGAG GTGAGTGAGACACCCAACATGTCTCACTATGAGGTGAGTGAGACACCCAACATTTCTCACTATGAGGTGAGTGAGACACCCAACATGTCTCACTATGAGGTGAGTGAGACACCCAACATTTCTCACTATGAGGTGAGTGAGACACCCAACATGTCTCATTATGAGGATAGTGAGACAGACACATGA